A single genomic interval of Planctomycetaceae bacterium harbors:
- a CDS encoding type I restriction-modification system subunit M gives MNDRDQRQLGQTLWSIADQLRGAMNADDFRDYMLAFLFLRYLSDNYDAAARRELGSDYPKVADDQRCVSLAVWYANNPDDVVEFEKQMRRKVHYVIKPDHLWASIANMARTQSTDLLNTLQAGFKYIENESFESTFQGLFSEINLGSDKLGKTYSDRNAKLCTIIQKIAEGLAEFSTNIDALGDAYEYLIGQFAAGSGKKAGEFYTPQQISSILSAIVTLDSQEPATGKKPRLERVLDFACGSGSLLLNVRNMMPSHGIGKIFGQEKNITTYNLARMNMLLHGVKDSEFEIYHGDTLTNDWDMLRESNPAKMPKFDAVVANPPFSYRWDPSEAMGQDVRFKNHGLAPKSAADFAFLLHGFHYLKDEGVMAIILPHGVLFRGGAEERIRTKLLDDGHIDTVIGLPANLFYSTGIPVCILVLKKCKKPDDVLFINASEHFQKGKRQNQLTEEDINKIIETYQFRKKEKRYSRRVGMKEIVANDYNLNISRYVSTAQQEQEIDLAATHDELVEIEKAIQAAKTKHNGYLKELGLPPLP, from the coding sequence ATGAACGACCGTGACCAAAGACAACTGGGGCAAACACTTTGGAGCATCGCCGACCAACTACGGGGCGCGATGAATGCGGATGATTTCCGCGACTACATGCTGGCGTTCCTGTTCCTGCGGTATCTATCTGACAACTATGACGCCGCCGCCAGGAGGGAACTGGGGTCAGACTACCCGAAGGTTGCCGACGACCAGCGCTGCGTTTCGCTGGCCGTGTGGTATGCCAACAACCCCGATGACGTGGTGGAGTTTGAAAAACAGATGCGCCGCAAGGTACACTACGTAATCAAGCCTGACCACCTTTGGGCCAGTATCGCCAACATGGCCCGCACGCAGAGTACCGATCTGCTTAACACCCTCCAGGCTGGTTTCAAGTACATCGAGAATGAATCCTTTGAGAGCACCTTTCAGGGCTTGTTCTCCGAAATCAATCTTGGCTCCGATAAACTTGGCAAAACCTACAGTGACCGTAACGCCAAACTCTGCACGATCATCCAGAAAATCGCCGAGGGACTGGCCGAGTTCTCCACGAACATCGACGCGCTGGGGGACGCCTACGAATACCTGATCGGCCAGTTTGCCGCAGGGTCAGGCAAGAAAGCGGGCGAGTTTTACACGCCGCAGCAGATTTCGAGCATCCTCTCCGCAATCGTCACGTTGGACAGCCAGGAGCCGGCCACGGGGAAGAAGCCGCGATTAGAACGCGTCCTCGACTTCGCCTGCGGATCGGGCTCACTCCTGCTGAACGTGCGGAATATGATGCCCTCGCATGGGATTGGTAAGATCTTTGGTCAGGAAAAGAATATCACCACCTACAACCTGGCCCGCATGAACATGCTGCTGCACGGAGTGAAAGATTCAGAGTTCGAAATCTACCACGGTGATACGCTGACCAACGACTGGGATATGCTCCGGGAAAGCAACCCGGCGAAGATGCCCAAGTTCGACGCAGTGGTGGCCAATCCTCCCTTCAGCTACCGCTGGGACCCGAGCGAGGCGATGGGCCAGGATGTACGGTTCAAGAACCATGGGCTTGCCCCCAAGAGCGCGGCCGACTTTGCATTTCTCCTGCACGGGTTTCACTACCTCAAGGACGAAGGTGTGATGGCGATCATCCTGCCGCACGGTGTTCTGTTCCGGGGCGGTGCGGAGGAACGCATCCGCACAAAACTGCTTGATGACGGACACATTGATACGGTGATCGGCCTCCCGGCCAACTTGTTCTATTCGACTGGCATCCCGGTCTGCATTCTCGTGCTCAAGAAGTGCAAAAAGCCCGACGACGTGCTCTTCATCAATGCCAGCGAACACTTCCAGAAAGGCAAGCGCCAGAACCAACTGACGGAAGAGGATATCAATAAGATCATCGAGACATACCAGTTCCGCAAGAAAGAGAAACGGTATTCCCGGCGCGTCGGGATGAAGGAAATCGTTGCCAACGACTACAATCTGAACATATCGCGTTACGTCAGCACTGCCCAACAGGAACAGGAAATCGATCTGGCGGCGACTCATGACGAGTTGGTAGAAATCGAGAAAGCCATCCAGGCCGCGAAGACAAAGCACAACGGATACTTGAAAGAGCTCGGATTACCCCCGCTGCCATAG
- a CDS encoding HEAT repeat domain-containing protein: MAARFSTWSIVTLIIAGVLIAGALVTLAMTWQNDQDANPDLARIRQLQQSGDVGGLVEMTRKQDTDIARKAVGALGPLGEKATPALIVAMKDSRPMVRSKAAVTLNQTISKGVIEQKDAQQALVEAAKTDPDEGVRSSAITTLGHARAYETMDTILDGMEDASPAVREAAHQAMRKVLGLDYPFKADDPEPKRRQMVQMIRSAWKQPGFRERIEEYYQGRFKRIYKRFAR, translated from the coding sequence ATGGCAGCACGATTCAGCACATGGTCGATTGTCACGCTCATTATTGCCGGCGTTCTTATCGCCGGCGCGCTGGTGACGCTGGCCATGACCTGGCAGAACGATCAGGACGCCAACCCCGATCTGGCCCGCATCCGCCAGCTTCAGCAATCCGGCGATGTCGGCGGGCTCGTCGAGATGACCCGCAAGCAGGATACGGATATCGCCCGCAAGGCCGTCGGCGCCCTGGGGCCTCTGGGCGAAAAGGCCACACCCGCCTTGATCGTCGCCATGAAAGACTCGCGCCCCATGGTGCGATCGAAGGCCGCGGTCACGCTCAATCAAACCATCTCCAAAGGCGTGATTGAACAGAAGGATGCCCAGCAGGCCCTGGTGGAGGCGGCCAAAACCGATCCGGACGAGGGCGTCCGTTCTTCGGCCATCACCACGCTCGGGCACGCCCGCGCGTACGAGACGATGGATACGATCCTCGACGGGATGGAAGACGCCAGCCCTGCCGTGCGCGAAGCCGCCCACCAGGCCATGCGAAAAGTGTTGGGGTTAGATTATCCTTTCAAGGCTGACGATCCAGAACCCAAGCGGCGCCAAATGGTGCAGATGATCCGGTCGGCCTGGAAACAGCCCGGCTTTCGGGAACGCA
- a CDS encoding H-X9-DG-CTERM domain-containing protein gives MIRSSHPRLQAFTLTELLVVIAVLAILVTLLIPSVSNLTSAANNFICANNLKSIGQAVWVESDGKRKITPAAWVATLRPHVDGTASVFRCPESDDYYATASAGKSGGEGTSPNAVDISQFIQAWALNGYNNETRGGLNGGMYSFNDDTPWSIHMSQTQRNGMTNSNFGNRVVGSCQAGNPGDQVQWWGADYLKLRDTVYDGGDGSGTHFWAVEIYSWGGGGYYGTGANHYRFTKPFIKVEPFGSGVKVWVSPRVPVYPGDTVVVGSGYYGSNSTDFSIVGKTSATAASNKGPLILMPDRQFAISQWALSCFNPQPGVPKGDLNVVPGSLLCCTTAGYEDYVILPPGASSEEGGGGTPSAEPDEDLRTNYGMNELAETLKNPNQIFAIDYVAPSVKIDPALDDWDTQATYDSNNDNVLDFARHRGKVNVLFVDGRVRGMDPDEINPKEAFIRQNYWQPD, from the coding sequence ATGATTAGGTCGAGCCACCCGCGTCTGCAGGCATTCACCTTAACCGAACTGCTTGTGGTCATCGCCGTGCTGGCGATCCTGGTCACCCTGCTCATTCCCTCGGTGTCGAACCTCACGTCAGCGGCCAACAATTTTATCTGCGCCAACAATCTCAAGAGCATCGGCCAGGCGGTCTGGGTGGAATCGGACGGGAAGCGAAAGATTACCCCGGCGGCGTGGGTGGCAACGCTTCGCCCGCACGTCGACGGCACGGCCAGCGTCTTCCGCTGTCCGGAATCGGACGATTACTACGCCACGGCCAGTGCCGGCAAGAGCGGCGGCGAAGGGACAAGCCCCAACGCCGTGGACATCTCCCAGTTCATTCAGGCCTGGGCCCTCAACGGGTACAATAACGAGACGCGGGGCGGGCTCAACGGGGGCATGTACTCCTTCAACGACGACACGCCCTGGAGCATCCACATGTCCCAGACGCAGCGCAATGGGATGACGAACTCCAATTTCGGCAACCGGGTGGTGGGCAGTTGCCAGGCGGGTAATCCTGGGGACCAGGTGCAGTGGTGGGGAGCGGACTACCTCAAGCTCAGAGACACGGTGTACGATGGCGGCGACGGTTCAGGCACACACTTCTGGGCGGTGGAGATCTACTCCTGGGGCGGCGGCGGGTACTACGGAACCGGCGCCAACCATTACCGCTTTACCAAGCCGTTCATCAAGGTCGAGCCCTTTGGCAGCGGCGTGAAGGTCTGGGTCAGTCCGCGGGTGCCGGTATATCCGGGTGATACGGTGGTTGTGGGCAGCGGCTACTACGGTAGCAACAGCACCGACTTTTCGATCGTCGGTAAGACCTCCGCCACCGCCGCCAGCAACAAGGGGCCGCTCATTCTGATGCCGGACCGCCAGTTCGCCATCAGCCAATGGGCTCTGAGCTGCTTCAATCCGCAGCCGGGCGTGCCCAAAGGCGACCTGAACGTCGTGCCCGGTTCCCTGCTGTGCTGCACCACCGCCGGCTATGAAGATTACGTCATCCTGCCCCCGGGGGCATCCAGCGAAGAAGGCGGTGGCGGCACCCCATCCGCCGAGCCGGACGAGGATCTGCGCACCAACTACGGGATGAATGAACTGGCCGAGACGCTCAAAAATCCCAACCAGATTTTCGCCATCGACTATGTGGCGCCCAGCGTCAAGATCGACCCGGCGCTGGACGACTGGGACACCCAGGCCACCTACGACTCCAACAACGACAACGTGCTGGACTTCGCCCGCCATCGCGGCAAGGTCAACGTCCTGTTCGTCGACGGCAGAGTCCGCGGCATGGATCCCGACGAGATCAATCCCAAGGAAGCGTTCATCCGGCAGAACTACTGGCAGCCGGACTAG
- the typA gene encoding translational GTPase TypA, whose product MPRQNIRNIAIIAHVDHGKTSLVDQLLRQCGQFRKGEMMGQFILDSNPLERERGITILAKNCAIEYTDRAGQHYHINIVDTPGHADFSGEVERVLKMADGVLLLVDAFDGVMPQTRYVLSKALEVGLEPIVVVNKMDRPDARPKQVIDQVFDLLVDLGAEEHAMNFPLVFASAKEGWAAIDIDNLPPPGTGDIHPLFEAIIRHVPAPTFDPEAPLQALVTTLDYSDYVGRIGIGRVFAGRLKKGANIMVINRAGEHTPRTVSQVMQFEGLGRHEVDVIEAGDLFAVVGLEAIDIGDTLACPDFPKALPTLPVDEPTLHMTFRINDGPFAGQDGKYVTNRQLRERLMKELQSNVALRVEDLGDEYTVSGRGLLHLGILLENMRREGYELTVGKPEVIYHIEDGKKQEPIERLVVDVASEAVGSMMQLMGDRRAEMLNMETQGSRTLAEFTIPARGLIGLRNRMLTATQGEAIMHHRFWRYEPVRGDIPGRANGVMIATDSGPVTGYALEGLADRGVMFVTPGDEVYEGQIVGEHCKDTDIPVNAVRAKKLTNMRVSNKEQTVTLKAARSMSLESALEYIESDELVELTPKTIRIRKRYLKETDRKRHARQ is encoded by the coding sequence ATGCCTCGACAGAACATTCGCAACATTGCCATTATCGCTCACGTGGACCACGGCAAGACGTCGCTGGTCGATCAGCTCCTGCGCCAGTGCGGACAGTTCCGCAAGGGCGAGATGATGGGGCAGTTCATCCTCGACTCCAACCCCCTCGAGCGCGAGCGCGGGATCACCATCCTGGCCAAGAACTGCGCCATCGAGTACACCGACCGCGCGGGGCAGCACTACCACATCAACATCGTCGACACGCCCGGACACGCCGACTTCTCCGGCGAGGTCGAACGCGTGCTCAAGATGGCCGACGGCGTGCTGCTGCTGGTCGACGCCTTCGACGGCGTCATGCCCCAGACGCGCTACGTGCTGAGCAAGGCCCTCGAGGTCGGGCTCGAGCCCATCGTCGTCGTCAACAAGATGGACCGCCCCGACGCCCGCCCCAAGCAGGTGATCGACCAGGTCTTCGACCTGCTGGTGGACCTGGGGGCCGAAGAGCACGCCATGAACTTCCCGCTGGTGTTCGCCTCGGCCAAGGAAGGCTGGGCGGCCATCGACATCGACAACCTGCCCCCCCCCGGCACTGGAGACATCCACCCGCTGTTCGAGGCGATCATCCGCCACGTGCCGGCCCCGACGTTCGACCCCGAGGCCCCCCTGCAGGCGCTGGTGACGACGCTGGACTACAGCGACTACGTCGGGCGCATCGGGATCGGGCGAGTCTTCGCCGGGCGGCTCAAGAAGGGCGCCAATATCATGGTGATCAATCGCGCGGGCGAGCACACGCCGCGCACCGTCTCGCAGGTCATGCAGTTCGAGGGCCTCGGCCGGCACGAGGTCGACGTGATCGAGGCGGGGGACCTGTTCGCCGTCGTCGGCCTCGAGGCCATCGACATCGGCGACACGCTGGCGTGCCCGGACTTCCCCAAGGCCCTGCCCACGCTGCCGGTGGATGAGCCGACGCTGCACATGACCTTCCGCATCAACGACGGACCCTTCGCCGGGCAGGACGGAAAGTACGTCACCAACCGCCAGCTCCGCGAGCGGCTGATGAAGGAGCTGCAGTCTAACGTCGCCCTGCGAGTGGAAGACCTCGGCGACGAGTACACCGTCAGCGGCCGCGGGCTGCTGCACCTGGGCATCCTGCTGGAGAACATGCGTCGCGAGGGGTACGAGCTGACCGTCGGCAAGCCCGAGGTGATCTACCACATCGAGGACGGCAAGAAGCAAGAGCCCATCGAGCGGCTGGTCGTCGACGTGGCCAGCGAGGCCGTCGGCTCGATGATGCAGCTCATGGGCGACCGCCGCGCCGAGATGCTCAACATGGAGACGCAGGGCTCGCGCACGCTGGCCGAGTTCACCATCCCCGCCCGCGGGCTCATCGGCCTGCGAAACCGCATGCTCACCGCCACGCAGGGCGAGGCGATCATGCACCACCGATTCTGGCGCTACGAGCCGGTCCGCGGCGACATCCCCGGCCGCGCCAACGGCGTCATGATCGCCACCGATTCCGGACCGGTGACGGGCTACGCCCTGGAAGGCCTGGCCGACCGCGGCGTGATGTTCGTCACCCCCGGCGACGAAGTGTACGAGGGGCAGATCGTCGGCGAGCACTGCAAAGACACCGACATCCCCGTCAACGCCGTGCGGGCCAAGAAGCTCACCAACATGCGCGTCTCGAACAAGGAACAGACCGTCACCCTCAAGGCCGCCCGCAGCATGTCGCTGGAGTCGGCCCTGGAGTACATCGAGTCCGACGAGCTGGTCGAGCTGACCCCCAAGACCATCCGCATCCGCAAGCGCTACCTGAAAGAAACCGACCGCAAGCGCCACGCGCGGCAGTAG